The Pseudomonas sp. R4-35-07 genome contains a region encoding:
- a CDS encoding DJ-1/PfpI family protein, with protein MKSLAIIIPPRRIDAPMLLSCLGVWRKEYNLKIFSVDARTTHGMTFEHIKTQDLEELYSECFDAIAVMGGAGTKEYLWNNINVIAQLQEFDKARKLVAGIGLGAIVLAQAGILVGKKATINNSVELVIQLSSYGAIFMPDDVVALKWIITGNGKDVEAFAQAVSNWLRTSLRQTIK; from the coding sequence ATGAAAAGCTTAGCCATCATTATCCCGCCGAGACGTATAGACGCACCGATGCTCTTATCGTGCCTGGGTGTATGGCGCAAAGAATATAACCTGAAAATTTTCTCCGTCGATGCACGCACTACGCACGGAATGACTTTTGAACACATCAAGACTCAAGATCTGGAAGAGCTGTACAGTGAATGTTTCGATGCCATCGCTGTGATGGGGGGAGCGGGGACTAAAGAGTATTTGTGGAATAACATCAATGTTATCGCTCAACTACAAGAATTCGATAAAGCCCGAAAGTTGGTTGCGGGAATTGGACTTGGCGCAATAGTGCTTGCCCAGGCAGGCATCTTGGTTGGAAAAAAAGCAACCATCAATAACTCCGTCGAATTGGTGATCCAGTTGAGTAGTTATGGCGCGATATTTATGCCCGACGATGTTGTGGCCTTGAAGTGGATCATCACTGGCAATGGAAAAGACGTTGAAGCCTTTGCACAGGCCGTATCGAACTGGCTCCGAACGTCCCTCCGGCAGACCATCAAGTAG
- a CDS encoding TonB-dependent siderophore receptor — protein sequence MPDISLPAPLKKFRLSLLTSSLLLAAVPVCAEDAKLGTVTVISTGLRGQERTVADSPAPIDVINNEQLLKTGRAELSEAIAKLLPSFNFGTNIAGYNSVTRPLSNRSLGPAYTLVLVNGKRRHNGATGQRGSIDNSGANAVDIDLIPVSSVDHIEVLKDSAAAQYGSDAVAGVINIILKSTNNGGHLETSYGQLYSGQGETIKVAGDQGFKLGDGGFFHLSADARKRGEASWNDKADSSVRAFNDPAKEAAWDRVAIKNGDPDLKAFNLAYNAELALQDLTLYSFSTYGERDAEAANYLRLPTGRAAVPEVFPDGYFPLNNIKDRDYQLLFGGKGQVAEWNWDLSTTYGRNNVHHSSDLNINPSLGTASPTQFDNLATFRFEQWVNNLDFTRRYDSLFNLTSPVQVSAGLEHRWEHFSTFAGDPEAYITGTYPAASGAQAAVTIRPEDEVSLIRNNYAGYLDLGFDLTERWFLDVAGRVEHYDDDSGNTFGLKVNSRYELTDSVAVRGTVGTGFRAPSLTQIGYTVADNRVATDVNGNVVPAVTRLTPSGSNLAKALGGDDLKPEKSRNLGLGLTWQPAPRTSITADAYLIDIDDRIALTSNIYDQGNGAVNAILAAQGVPTGTWVNYYTNAFDTRTRGLDVVADHTTPLDAWGDVRWSLGFNWNKTTIEGARDTPAALNGSGVTLVGRDREGDLTQASPKTKWILGANWKVEDLAVNLQTARYGAVKTLAVNPTGDRSFGAKWITDLDVSYTFVDSITVSIGGTNIFDVRPDRHAVYSNLGLAPYGNPPFYPGGGYWYTKLAYDF from the coding sequence ATGCCAGATATTTCTCTCCCCGCCCCGCTGAAAAAATTCCGCCTGTCGCTGTTAACCAGCTCGCTGCTGCTGGCGGCGGTGCCCGTCTGCGCCGAGGACGCCAAGCTCGGCACGGTAACCGTGATTTCCACCGGTTTGCGCGGCCAGGAGCGCACCGTGGCCGACAGCCCGGCACCCATTGATGTGATCAACAACGAGCAGTTGCTCAAGACCGGCCGCGCCGAGTTGTCCGAGGCGATTGCCAAGCTGCTGCCCTCCTTTAACTTCGGCACCAATATCGCTGGCTACAACTCGGTGACCCGCCCGCTGAGCAACCGCAGCCTCGGCCCGGCCTACACCCTGGTGCTGGTCAACGGCAAACGGCGCCACAACGGTGCCACCGGCCAGCGCGGCTCGATCGACAACAGCGGCGCGAATGCCGTGGACATCGACCTGATCCCGGTCAGCTCGGTCGACCATATCGAAGTACTCAAGGACAGCGCCGCGGCCCAGTACGGCTCGGATGCGGTGGCTGGGGTGATCAACATCATCCTCAAGTCCACCAACAACGGCGGGCACCTGGAGACCAGCTATGGCCAGTTGTATTCCGGCCAGGGCGAAACCATCAAGGTCGCCGGCGACCAGGGTTTCAAGCTCGGCGATGGCGGCTTCTTCCACCTCTCGGCCGATGCGCGCAAGCGCGGCGAAGCCTCCTGGAACGACAAGGCCGACAGCAGCGTACGTGCGTTCAACGATCCGGCCAAGGAAGCGGCCTGGGACCGAGTGGCAATCAAGAACGGCGACCCCGACCTCAAGGCCTTCAACCTGGCCTACAACGCCGAGCTGGCGCTGCAAGACCTGACCCTTTATTCGTTCTCCACCTACGGCGAGCGCGACGCCGAAGCGGCCAACTATTTGCGCCTGCCCACCGGCCGCGCTGCGGTGCCTGAGGTGTTCCCCGACGGTTACTTTCCGCTGAACAACATCAAGGATCGCGACTACCAGTTGCTGTTTGGCGGCAAGGGCCAAGTGGCCGAGTGGAACTGGGACCTGAGCACCACCTACGGGCGCAACAATGTGCACCACTCCAGCGACCTGAATATCAACCCGTCGCTGGGCACCGCCTCGCCGACCCAATTCGACAACCTGGCGACCTTCCGCTTCGAGCAATGGGTCAACAACCTCGACTTCACCCGCCGTTACGACAGCCTGTTCAACCTCACGTCGCCGGTGCAGGTGTCGGCCGGCCTGGAGCATCGCTGGGAGCATTTCAGCACCTTCGCCGGCGACCCCGAGGCCTACATCACCGGCACCTACCCGGCGGCATCGGGCGCACAGGCGGCGGTGACCATTCGCCCCGAAGATGAGGTCAGCCTGATCCGCAACAACTACGCCGGCTACCTGGACCTGGGCTTTGACCTCACCGAGCGCTGGTTCCTCGATGTGGCCGGGCGGGTCGAACATTACGACGATGACTCGGGTAACACCTTCGGCCTCAAGGTGAACTCGCGCTACGAGCTGACCGACAGCGTGGCGGTGCGCGGCACCGTCGGCACTGGTTTCCGTGCGCCGTCGCTGACCCAGATCGGCTACACCGTGGCGGACAACCGCGTGGCCACCGACGTCAACGGCAACGTGGTTCCGGCAGTCACCCGCCTGACCCCGTCGGGCAGCAACCTGGCCAAGGCGCTGGGTGGCGACGACCTGAAACCGGAGAAGTCGCGCAACCTCGGCCTGGGCCTCACCTGGCAACCCGCGCCGCGCACCAGCATCACCGCCGACGCCTACCTGATCGATATCGACGACCGCATCGCCCTGACCAGCAATATCTATGACCAGGGCAATGGCGCAGTCAACGCGATCCTCGCCGCCCAAGGGGTGCCCACCGGCACCTGGGTCAACTATTACACCAACGCCTTCGACACCCGCACCCGTGGCCTGGATGTGGTGGCCGACCACACCACGCCGCTGGATGCCTGGGGCGACGTGCGCTGGAGCCTCGGGTTCAACTGGAACAAGACCACCATCGAAGGCGCCCGTGACACCCCGGCCGCACTGAACGGTTCCGGCGTGACCCTGGTGGGCCGCGACCGCGAGGGTGACCTCACGCAGGCATCGCCCAAGACCAAGTGGATCCTCGGCGCGAACTGGAAGGTCGAGGACCTCGCGGTCAACCTGCAAACCGCCCGCTACGGCGCGGTCAAGACCCTGGCGGTCAACCCCACCGGGGATCGCAGCTTCGGCGCCAAATGGATCACCGACCTCGACGTCAGCTACACCTTCGTCGACAGCATCACCGTCAGCATCGGCGGCACCAACATCTTCGACGTGCGCCCCGACCGGCACGCCGTCTACAGCAACCTGGGCCTGGCGCCTTACGGCAACCCGCCGTTCTATCCGGGCGGCGGCTACTGGTACACAAAGCTGGCCTACGACTTCTGA
- a CDS encoding alpha/beta fold hydrolase encodes MTNLTHKRATVNGVRLNYVVAGKGPVVLCMHGWPQNHREFMPVIDRLAEHYTFIAPDLRGFADSDKPYQGYDPINIAKDMLGLLEVEQAHTFHILSHDLGGPPSVALAYLAAERALSLATIETPFFGLDFPGYVDPRVPYWHLSMHMNMDISRALIEGREDMYLRHFFRDFAYNPTAMPEKDIDYYVMQMRQPGNLRASLNHYGSIPQMAEQTAQLTKGKLKIPVLAWGGEVSFGDHCFTSAKHIALSAKGGVIAQCGHWVFEEKPEFISAELHQFWRGVAI; translated from the coding sequence ATGACCAACCTGACGCACAAACGCGCCACCGTTAACGGTGTTCGACTCAACTACGTGGTTGCCGGGAAAGGCCCCGTGGTCCTCTGTATGCACGGCTGGCCACAAAATCATCGAGAGTTCATGCCGGTCATCGACAGGCTCGCAGAACATTACACGTTCATCGCCCCCGACCTCCGCGGCTTCGCCGACAGCGATAAGCCGTATCAAGGTTACGACCCCATCAATATCGCTAAAGACATGCTCGGTCTGCTGGAGGTTGAACAGGCTCATACATTCCACATCCTCAGCCATGACCTGGGAGGTCCGCCTTCGGTTGCCCTGGCCTACCTGGCGGCTGAACGCGCTTTGTCGTTGGCCACTATCGAAACACCTTTTTTTGGCCTGGATTTTCCAGGTTATGTCGATCCGCGGGTGCCCTACTGGCATCTGAGCATGCACATGAACATGGACATCAGCCGTGCCCTTATTGAAGGTCGGGAGGATATGTACCTGCGGCACTTCTTCAGAGATTTTGCCTACAACCCGACGGCAATGCCCGAGAAAGACATCGACTATTACGTCATGCAGATGCGCCAACCGGGCAACCTGCGTGCCAGCCTGAATCACTATGGCTCTATCCCGCAAATGGCGGAGCAGACCGCGCAACTGACCAAGGGGAAGCTAAAGATCCCAGTGTTGGCCTGGGGTGGCGAAGTGTCATTTGGCGACCATTGTTTTACCTCGGCAAAACACATCGCGCTGTCGGCAAAAGGTGGTGTCATCGCGCAGTGCGGACATTGGGTATTTGAGGAAAAGCCTGAATTCATCAGTGCTGAACTCCACCAGTTCTGGCGTGGCGTCGCCATTTGA
- a CDS encoding ABC transporter permease, whose protein sequence is MSRYLIGRVGQALLVLWGAYSITYFILYLLPGDTLSIMLSASGMEADSLSVADLAKARAYYGLDKGLFEQYVDLLLGTLHGDFGQSLSLNRPVAELLAERLPQTLSLAGLAIVLSLVGGVGLAYLTAYIRWQPLKKALARLPSLGFSVPVFWMGLLLIQVFAFGLGWLPATGSRGFESLVLPAITLAIPSAAVYAQVLQRSFQGVWQESYIVTAYAKGLSRGQVQARHGFRNAALPILTLIGLQVGNTVSGAVLVETIFARSGIGRLAQEAVLRQDIPVVLAIVTVSAAAFVLVNLLVDLLYPWLDPRISHTPKVS, encoded by the coding sequence ATGAGCCGCTACCTGATCGGCCGCGTCGGCCAGGCCCTGCTGGTGCTGTGGGGGGCCTATAGCATCACCTACTTCATCCTCTATCTGCTGCCGGGCGACACGCTGTCGATCATGCTCAGTGCCTCGGGCATGGAGGCCGATTCGCTGTCGGTGGCCGACCTGGCCAAGGCACGCGCCTATTACGGCCTGGACAAGGGCCTCTTCGAGCAATATGTCGACCTGCTACTGGGCACCTTGCACGGAGATTTCGGCCAGTCCCTGTCGCTGAACCGCCCGGTCGCCGAGTTGCTCGCCGAGCGCCTGCCACAAACCCTGTCCCTGGCCGGCCTGGCGATTGTGTTGTCGCTGGTCGGCGGTGTCGGCCTGGCCTACCTGACCGCCTATATCCGCTGGCAACCGCTGAAAAAAGCCCTGGCGCGCCTGCCTTCCCTGGGGTTTTCGGTGCCAGTGTTCTGGATGGGCCTGTTGCTGATCCAGGTGTTCGCCTTCGGCCTCGGCTGGCTCCCCGCCACCGGCAGCCGGGGCTTTGAAAGCCTGGTACTGCCGGCGATCACCCTGGCGATTCCAAGTGCGGCGGTGTATGCCCAAGTGCTGCAGCGCAGCTTCCAGGGCGTGTGGCAGGAGTCGTATATCGTCACCGCCTACGCCAAGGGCCTGAGCCGTGGCCAGGTGCAGGCGCGCCATGGGTTTCGCAACGCGGCGCTGCCGATTCTTACGCTGATCGGCCTGCAGGTGGGCAACACGGTGTCCGGTGCGGTGCTGGTGGAAACCATCTTCGCCCGCTCCGGCATCGGCCGCCTGGCCCAGGAGGCCGTGCTGCGCCAGGACATCCCGGTGGTGCTGGCGATTGTCACGGTGTCGGCGGCAGCCTTTGTGCTGGTCAATCTGCTGGTGGACTTGCTGTACCCGTGGCTCGATCCGCGCATCTCCCACACGCCAAAGGTGTCCTAG
- a CDS encoding ABC transporter substrate-binding protein — MSRLLAPCALAISLAACSPSGDQAQANKTLNIAFFGDNTTLVSLDPFQVYWLEHRVLLRNVAESLTDQDPATGKIIPWLAKSWEISDDALTYTFHLRDNVTFSNGERFDAKAVKTAFDSDKALATELPATFGATYLAGYDHAEVVDDFTVKLVLAKPNAGFLQATSTTNLAILAPASYALTVKERSLGKIIGTGPFMLASYTPEVGAHLTKRKGYAWPSANMKNPGEAHLDAVDISYIPEESVRNGLFLQGKADILWPRNPFSEVDLKLFQSKGATIQSRSLPGPALNLYPNTRGERILADQQVRLAVQKSIDRKSYASTVYNAEFPVVDGIFDVTTPYFKSQGSKLGYDPAVAEKLLDQAGWAKGADGYRSKNGKRLSLSYNISPAETAGDVLIQDQLRKVGIELKLSVVTRAEWVANNSAGNYDLTINYMTRADPIILQTILDPRSANSSTVATNTYEPATLEKAKGLFDAGITATQGAQRAAAYGDLQDLLIDESSAFPVYERVWQAATSPKVKNFRWTAEGFALLGDIEIGTP, encoded by the coding sequence ATGAGCCGTCTGCTGGCCCCCTGCGCCCTGGCGATCAGCCTGGCCGCCTGCTCACCTTCGGGTGACCAGGCGCAAGCGAACAAAACCCTGAATATTGCATTTTTTGGCGACAACACCACCCTGGTCAGCCTCGACCCGTTCCAGGTCTACTGGCTGGAACACCGCGTGCTGCTGCGCAATGTCGCCGAGTCGCTCACCGACCAGGACCCGGCCACCGGCAAGATCATCCCCTGGCTGGCCAAGAGCTGGGAGATCAGTGACGACGCGCTGACCTACACCTTTCACCTGCGCGACAACGTGACGTTCAGCAACGGCGAGCGCTTCGACGCAAAAGCGGTGAAAACCGCGTTCGACAGCGACAAGGCCCTGGCCACCGAGCTTCCGGCGACCTTCGGCGCCACCTACCTGGCGGGTTATGACCACGCCGAAGTGGTCGACGACTTCACCGTCAAGCTGGTACTGGCCAAACCCAACGCGGGCTTTTTACAAGCCACCTCGACCACCAACCTGGCAATTCTCGCGCCCGCGTCCTATGCACTCACGGTCAAGGAGCGCTCGCTGGGCAAGATCATCGGCACCGGGCCGTTTATGCTGGCCAGCTATACCCCGGAAGTCGGCGCGCACCTGACCAAACGCAAGGGTTATGCGTGGCCATCGGCGAATATGAAGAACCCGGGTGAGGCACACCTGGACGCCGTCGACATCAGCTACATCCCCGAAGAGAGCGTGCGCAACGGCCTGTTCCTGCAGGGCAAGGCCGACATCCTGTGGCCACGCAACCCGTTTTCGGAAGTCGACCTGAAGCTGTTCCAGTCCAAGGGCGCGACCATCCAGAGCCGCTCGCTGCCGGGCCCGGCGCTGAACCTGTACCCCAACACGCGTGGCGAACGCATTCTCGCCGATCAACAAGTGCGCCTGGCCGTGCAGAAGTCCATCGACCGCAAGAGCTACGCCAGCACCGTGTATAACGCCGAGTTCCCGGTGGTGGACGGCATCTTCGACGTGACCACGCCTTACTTCAAAAGCCAGGGCAGCAAGCTCGGCTACGACCCGGCAGTTGCCGAAAAACTGTTGGATCAAGCCGGCTGGGCCAAGGGCGCGGACGGTTACCGCAGCAAAAACGGCAAGCGCCTGAGCCTGAGCTACAACATCAGCCCGGCCGAAACCGCGGGTGACGTACTGATCCAGGACCAACTGCGCAAGGTCGGCATCGAGTTGAAACTCAGCGTGGTGACCCGCGCCGAATGGGTGGCCAACAACTCCGCCGGCAACTACGACCTGACCATCAACTACATGACCCGCGCCGACCCGATCATCCTGCAAACCATCCTCGACCCGCGCAGCGCCAATAGCTCCACCGTGGCCACTAACACCTACGAACCGGCCACCCTGGAAAAAGCCAAGGGCTTGTTCGATGCCGGCATTACAGCCACCCAAGGCGCACAACGCGCCGCCGCCTATGGCGACCTGCAGGACCTGCTGATCGACGAAAGCTCGGCGTTCCCGGTGTACGAGCGCGTGTGGCAGGCCGCAACGTCGCCCAAGGTGAAGAACTTTCGCTGGACCGCCGAGGGCTTCGCGCTGCTGGGTGATATCGAGATCGGCACGCCATGA
- a CDS encoding ABC transporter permease, translating to MTILEQNLGLAPPLWQRRTRRQRATAAVMPLLRRPGFSLAVLIVVFSLLAAVAPQWLTSFDPYATAPAVKLTAPNLSHWFGTDELGRDLYTRVVYGARLSVLAALLAVGIALLGGLGLGILSGFAGGCIDAVIMRFVDVLLALPGLLLALAIVTAIGFGTVPVAIAVGVGIIPGFARTTRAEVLRVKTLPYVEAARLGGASWGRTLLRHILPNAWGPVAVLATLDFGAAILATAGLSFLGFGAAPPAAEWGTLIANGRHFLITAPWVSLLPGLFLVAVVFSLNHIARTFEEVQR from the coding sequence ATGACTATCCTTGAGCAAAACCTCGGCCTTGCGCCCCCACTCTGGCAACGCCGCACCCGCCGACAACGTGCCACGGCGGCGGTAATGCCCTTGCTGCGGCGACCGGGTTTCAGCCTGGCGGTGTTGATTGTGGTGTTTTCATTGCTGGCCGCCGTGGCGCCGCAGTGGTTGACCAGCTTCGACCCCTATGCCACCGCACCTGCGGTCAAACTCACAGCGCCGAACTTGAGCCATTGGTTCGGCACCGACGAGCTGGGCCGCGACCTGTACACCCGAGTGGTCTACGGCGCCAGGCTGTCAGTGCTGGCGGCCTTGCTGGCGGTGGGGATCGCCTTGTTGGGCGGGCTCGGGCTGGGCATTTTGTCCGGCTTTGCCGGTGGGTGTATCGATGCGGTGATCATGCGGTTTGTCGACGTGTTGCTCGCCCTGCCCGGCTTGCTGCTGGCCCTGGCGATTGTCACCGCCATCGGCTTCGGCACGGTGCCGGTGGCTATCGCCGTGGGCGTCGGGATTATCCCCGGATTCGCCCGCACCACCCGCGCCGAAGTGCTGCGGGTCAAGACCCTGCCGTACGTGGAAGCCGCACGCCTGGGCGGCGCCAGCTGGGGCCGCACCTTGCTGCGGCACATCCTGCCCAACGCGTGGGGCCCAGTGGCGGTACTGGCGACCCTGGATTTCGGTGCAGCCATCCTCGCCACCGCCGGCCTGAGTTTTCTCGGTTTCGGCGCCGCGCCTCCAGCCGCCGAATGGGGCACGTTGATCGCCAACGGTCGGCACTTTCTGATCACCGCCCCCTGGGTGTCGTTGCTGCCCGGCCTGTTCCTGGTCGCGGTGGTGTTCAGCCTCAACCACATTGCCCGCACGTTCGAGGAGGTTCAGCGATGA
- a CDS encoding ABC transporter ATP-binding protein has translation MNALVDVRQLSVSYRHGNLAVNQLSLTIAQGETLAIVGESGSGKTTLANAILGLLPDSATISAGELWVNGNNLTHAGERQRRGLRGRTIGLVPQDPMVSLNPTLRIGQQIAEALILAKGKRYPGVDADIVELLQQVGIEKPVLRARQYPHELSGGMRQRVLIAIALAGNPRLIIADEPTSALDVTVQRKILDHLQRLVSERGISLLIITHDLGVALDRADRVLVMQQGQVVEQGAPRQILGAPLHDYTRALIAAAPAFAKRRPPLARPNPTQPPILQLQNVGKTFALPKVKGEDATFVALEDLSLQVYPGQTLAIVGESGSGKSTALRIALGLEKPSRGRVWFEQQDVTDLSWRDFRPLRQRLQLVQQNPFAALDPRFTVFDSIVEPLVSFGLLKGPALEQAARELISRVHMPVNFLDRLPRELSGGQCQRVAIARALALKPDLLLLDEPVSALDVSVQAHILELLQELQRDMGIAYVLVSHDLSVVANFAHEVLVLRNGRVIEQGSVERIFNRPTSDYTRELIGAIPGQRASASAA, from the coding sequence ATGAATGCTTTAGTGGATGTTCGCCAGCTTAGTGTCAGCTACCGGCACGGCAACCTGGCGGTAAACCAGCTGTCACTGACCATCGCCCAAGGCGAGACGCTGGCGATTGTCGGCGAGTCCGGCTCGGGTAAAACCACCCTGGCCAACGCGATTCTCGGCCTGTTGCCGGACAGCGCAACCATCAGCGCCGGCGAGCTGTGGGTGAACGGCAACAACCTCACCCACGCCGGCGAACGCCAGAGACGCGGCCTGCGCGGGCGCACCATCGGCCTGGTGCCTCAGGACCCGATGGTCAGCCTCAACCCGACCCTGCGCATTGGCCAGCAGATTGCCGAGGCGCTGATCCTGGCCAAGGGCAAGCGCTACCCCGGCGTCGATGCCGATATCGTCGAGCTGCTGCAACAGGTCGGTATCGAAAAGCCGGTACTGCGCGCGCGCCAGTACCCGCATGAACTCTCCGGCGGCATGCGCCAGCGCGTGCTGATCGCCATTGCCCTGGCCGGCAACCCACGCTTGATCATCGCCGACGAGCCGACCAGTGCTCTGGACGTCACCGTGCAGCGCAAGATCCTCGACCACCTGCAACGGCTGGTCAGTGAGCGCGGGATTTCGTTGCTGATCATCACCCATGACCTTGGCGTGGCGCTGGATCGCGCCGACCGCGTCCTGGTGATGCAACAGGGGCAAGTGGTGGAGCAAGGGGCACCCCGGCAGATTCTCGGCGCGCCGCTGCATGACTACACCCGCGCCTTGATCGCCGCCGCGCCGGCGTTCGCCAAGCGCCGCCCGCCACTGGCCCGACCGAACCCGACGCAGCCGCCGATCCTGCAACTGCAGAACGTTGGCAAGACGTTCGCGCTGCCCAAGGTCAAGGGCGAAGACGCGACCTTTGTGGCGCTGGAGGACCTGAGCCTGCAGGTCTACCCCGGGCAGACTCTGGCGATTGTCGGCGAGTCCGGCTCGGGCAAAAGCACCGCGCTGCGCATCGCCCTCGGCCTGGAAAAACCCAGCCGCGGGCGGGTGTGGTTCGAGCAACAGGACGTCACCGACCTCAGCTGGCGCGACTTCCGCCCGCTGCGCCAGCGCCTGCAACTGGTGCAACAAAACCCGTTTGCGGCGCTGGACCCACGCTTCACCGTGTTCGACAGCATCGTCGAACCGCTGGTGTCGTTCGGCTTGCTCAAGGGCCCGGCCCTGGAACAGGCCGCGCGCGAGCTGATCAGTCGCGTGCATATGCCGGTGAATTTCCTCGATCGCCTGCCGCGCGAGCTTTCCGGCGGCCAGTGCCAACGTGTCGCCATCGCCCGCGCCCTGGCGCTGAAACCGGATCTATTGCTATTGGATGAACCGGTCAGCGCCCTCGACGTGTCCGTGCAGGCGCACATCCTTGAACTGCTGCAAGAGCTGCAACGGGACATGGGTATCGCCTACGTGCTGGTGTCCCACGACTTGTCGGTGGTCGCCAACTTCGCCCATGAGGTGCTGGTGTTACGCAATGGCCGGGTGATCGAACAGGGTTCGGTGGAGCGCATCTTCAACCGCCCGACCAGCGATTACACCCGTGAGCTGATTGGCGCCATCCCGGGCCAACGCGCTAGCGCGAGCGCCGCCTGA
- a CDS encoding SDR family oxidoreductase, whose protein sequence is MNSITSAQDALTGDLAGKNIVVFGGTSGIGLAVAIQAKGRGAKVIVLGSDPQRAEQAAKTHELDGWRAADITRPEQIHAAMADIQQVDHLVLLAGTFVAGKVLEADIPYLQRAFDERIWASVHALRALGDRLSKKGSVTLISGALADRPNAYGTAVLAAASAAMEALARGLALELAPIRVNTLSPGPINTPILAKALGDARDGYVAALEQTLPLHRLGTADEAGAAVVFLMSNGFMNGATINIDGGSRLV, encoded by the coding sequence ATGAACTCTATTACTTCCGCGCAGGACGCCTTAACCGGTGATTTAGCAGGCAAAAACATTGTTGTCTTTGGGGGGACCTCCGGAATTGGCCTGGCTGTCGCGATTCAGGCCAAGGGCCGGGGTGCAAAGGTCATTGTTCTGGGTTCAGATCCGCAACGCGCAGAGCAGGCCGCCAAGACCCATGAGCTGGACGGCTGGCGTGCGGCCGATATCACCAGGCCCGAACAGATCCATGCCGCAATGGCAGACATACAGCAGGTTGACCATTTGGTGCTGTTGGCAGGGACCTTCGTCGCCGGCAAAGTCCTCGAAGCGGACATCCCGTACTTGCAGCGCGCTTTTGATGAGCGGATCTGGGCGTCGGTACATGCCTTGCGGGCTCTCGGCGATCGCCTTTCCAAAAAGGGCTCGGTGACTTTGATTTCAGGTGCGTTGGCAGATCGGCCAAACGCTTACGGCACCGCGGTGCTCGCCGCTGCATCGGCTGCCATGGAGGCATTGGCCCGTGGCCTTGCTCTGGAACTTGCACCTATCCGGGTCAACACCCTTTCTCCAGGGCCCATCAACACGCCGATCCTTGCGAAAGCCTTGGGCGATGCGCGCGATGGCTATGTCGCCGCGCTGGAGCAAACCCTGCCGCTGCATCGCCTCGGCACGGCGGACGAAGCGGGTGCAGCCGTGGTGTTTCTGATGAGCAACGGCTTCATGAACGGCGCCACGATCAATATCGATGGAGGTTCGCGACTGGTTTGA
- a CDS encoding alpha/beta hydrolase produces the protein MKHVVKAVPAMIALSVGSAMAAGNPIPEHQTQAFLNALAAGGGKPLEQLSPTEARAVLTGAQNSVKVDLSGVEVSDKTITANGKTIKLTVVRPEKAKGELPVFMFFHGGGWVLGDYPTHARLIRDLVVSSGAVAVYVDYTPSPEAHYPTAINQAYAATKWVAENGKQINVDGKRLAVAGNSVGGNMAAVVSLMAKEKATPKIRFQLLLWPVTDSNFETDTYKQFAEGHFLTRNMMTWFWDSYTTDLKARTEIHASPLKASIDQLKGLPPALVQTAGLDVLRDEGEAYAQKLDAAGVNVTAVRYNGMIHDYGLLNPLSQVPEVKAAMRQAGTELKAHLN, from the coding sequence ATGAAACACGTCGTGAAAGCAGTGCCGGCGATGATCGCCCTATCGGTCGGGTCCGCAATGGCCGCAGGCAATCCAATACCGGAACATCAAACCCAAGCCTTTCTGAATGCGCTGGCGGCGGGTGGCGGCAAGCCGCTCGAGCAATTGAGTCCAACAGAAGCCCGCGCGGTGCTGACGGGCGCGCAAAACTCGGTAAAGGTTGATCTATCGGGCGTTGAGGTGAGTGACAAGACCATTACCGCCAATGGCAAGACGATCAAGCTGACGGTGGTTCGGCCTGAAAAAGCCAAAGGCGAGCTTCCTGTCTTTATGTTCTTTCATGGTGGCGGCTGGGTCCTGGGGGATTATCCCACCCATGCGCGCCTGATCCGCGACCTTGTCGTCTCCTCCGGTGCGGTCGCGGTGTACGTCGATTACACACCATCCCCTGAGGCCCATTATCCCACCGCCATTAACCAGGCTTACGCGGCCACCAAGTGGGTGGCGGAAAACGGCAAACAGATCAACGTGGATGGCAAGCGCCTGGCGGTGGCCGGTAACAGTGTCGGCGGCAACATGGCCGCTGTCGTGAGCCTGATGGCTAAAGAAAAAGCCACTCCGAAAATTCGATTTCAGCTGCTCCTCTGGCCGGTCACGGACTCCAACTTCGAGACGGACACCTACAAGCAGTTCGCTGAAGGCCACTTCCTGACCAGGAACATGATGACCTGGTTCTGGGACAGTTACACAACCGACCTGAAAGCCAGGACGGAAATTCATGCCTCCCCGCTCAAGGCCAGCATCGATCAGTTAAAAGGACTTCCACCTGCCCTCGTACAGACTGCGGGGCTGGACGTGTTGCGCGATGAAGGCGAAGCCTACGCGCAGAAGCTGGACGCGGCCGGGGTCAATGTCACGGCGGTTCGCTACAACGGCATGATCCATGACTATGGCCTGCTGAACCCGTTGAGCCAGGTACCGGAAGTCAAGGCGGCCATGAGGCAGGCGGGCACAGAACTCAAGGCTCACCTTAACTAA